A single region of the Lycium barbarum isolate Lr01 chromosome 2, ASM1917538v2, whole genome shotgun sequence genome encodes:
- the LOC132622190 gene encoding probable calcium-binding protein CML44 has protein sequence MSPINSINVSRIFSKLDKNGDGLVSLDELKGFLETIGINSSQEELELLVGKTSLDSIDFFFFYDAITKANIKESNKHDHRENIFLEHDLLKVFRVFDTNGDGFICCEELQRTLSRLGLWDEKCGKDCKSMINVYDKNSDGKLDFEEFKDMMFAN, from the coding sequence ATGTCCCCAATCAACTCCATTAATGTGTCAAGAATCTTCTCAAAGCTTGACAAGAATGGTGATGGCCTTGTGAGCCTTGATGAGCTAAAGGGATTTCTTGAAACCATAGGCATTAATTCAAGCCAAGAAGAGCTTGAGTTGCTAGTTGGAAAAACAAGCCTAGACTCCAttgattttttcttcttctatgaTGCTATCACGAAAGCAAATATTAAAGAAAGCAATAAGCATGATCATCGCGAAAATATTTTCCTAGAACATGACCTTCTGAAAGTCTTCAGAGTTTTCGATACGAATGGAGATGGATTTATATGTTGCGAGGAACTGCAGAGAACATTGTCAAGATTGGGATTGTGGGATGAGAAATGTGGGAAAGATTGCAAGAGCATGATCAATGTTTATGACAAAAATTCAGATGGGAAGCTTGATTTCGAGGAGTTTAAGGATATGATGTTTGCTAATTAA